From the Penicillium oxalicum strain HP7-1 chromosome V, whole genome shotgun sequence genome, one window contains:
- a CDS encoding putative 26S proteasome regulatory subunit rpn6: protein MVATLQVSPRILEIQERAKQDPSGAANSYQKILSEGPGSTEASSRDYEQALIGLGELYRDAKKPQDIADLIKTSRDTFSSFAKAKTAKLVRQLLDLISEIPNTLDLQIAVIQSCIEWAIAERRSFLRQNLQARLVAIYMQKQSYYDALTLINSLLRELKRLDDKLMLVEVQLLESRTYHALGNQAKGRAALTAARTSAASVYTPPNLQAGLDMQSGMLHAEDKDFTTAFSYFIEALEGYSSLDEGELATAALQYMLLCKIMLNLVDDVTQLLGSKQAQKYASPRLEAMKAVARAHANRSLEEYEKALSDYRYELGSDTFIRNHLRRLYDAMLEQNLVKVIEPFSRVELDHIAKMVGLDTQQVERKLSQMILDKVIIGVLDQGSGCLIVYDETERDQAYDAALDTIEKLSNVVEGLYTNQASLLE, encoded by the exons ATGGTTGCTACGCTGCAGGTGTCCCCACGGATACTGGAAATCCAAGAGCGGGCTAAGCAGGACCCTTCCGGTGCGGCCAACTCTTAccagaagatcctttctgAAGGCCCAGGCTCCACGGAAGCATCGTCACGAGACTACGAGCAGGCGCTCATTGGACTCGGAGAGCTGTATCGCGATGCAAAGAAACCTCAGGACATCGCGGATCTTATCAAGACAAGCCGGGACACGTTTTCCTCATTTGCTAAGGCAAAGACAGCCAAGCTTG TTCGCCAACTTTTGGACTTGATTAGTGAAATCCCCAACACCTTGGACCTCCAGATTGCCGTCATCCAATCATGCATAGAATGGGCAATCGCCGAGCGACGATCGTTCCTCCGACAAAACCTCCAAGCACGCCTGGTTGCAATCTATATGCAGAAGCAGAGCTACTATGATGCGCTCACTCTTATCAACTCTCTTCTTCGCGAGCTGAAACGGTTGGACGACAAGCTCATGTTGGTTGAGGTGCAGCTGCTCGAATCACGGACTTACCACGCCCTGGGTAACCAGGCTAAAGGCCGAGCCGCATTGACAGCCGCGCGAACGTCTGCTGCGTCAGTTTATACGCCACCCAATTTGCAGGCGGGCTTGGATATGCAGAGTGGAATGTTACAtgccgaggacaaggactTTACCACCGCATTCTCGTACTTCATCGAAGCACTGGAAGGATACAGCTCACTTGACGAAGGTGAGCTGGCAACAGCAGCGCTACAGTACATGCTACTTTGCAAGATCATGCTCAATCTGGTCGATGATGTCACCCAACTTTTGGGCTCCAAGCAGGCCCAGAAGTACGCAAGTCCACGTCTGGAAGCTATGAAGGCAGTTGCTCGAGCTCATGCCAATCGATCTCTTGAGGAATACGAGAAGGCGCTCTCAGATTATCGATACGAGCTTGGTAGCGACACCTTCATCCGAAATCATCTGCGACGTCTCTACGACGCCATGCTGGAGCAGAATCTGGTCAAGGTCATCGAACCCTTCAGTCGCGTGGAGCTGGACCACATCGCCAAGATGGTCGGTTTGGACACCCAGCAGGTAGAGCGCAAACTTTCTCAGATGATTCTGGATAAAGTAATTATTGGAGTACTCGATCAAGGATCGGGATGTCTGATTGTGTACGATGAAACGGAACGTGACCAGGCATACGATGCTGCTTTGGACACAATTGAGAAGCTTAGTAACGTGGTGGAAGGATTGTACACTAACCAGGCATCGCTTCTGGAGTAG
- a CDS encoding Protein SOF1: protein MKIKALSRPTASQQAPGSSTVRQARNLDPSQHPFERAREYTRALNAVKMERMFAAPFLGQMGDGHVDGVYTMAKDPGSLERFASGSGDGVVKVWDLTTREEVWNTQGHENIVKGLCWTHERKLLSCASDKTIKLWDPYNSTPEAPPLASYLGSSAFTGLSQHRSIPSFAASSSVISIYDLSRPSSTPSQTLHWPTSVDTITSIAFNQTETSILASTAIDRSIIMYDLRTSSPVQKLVLNLASNAIAWNPMEAFNFAVANEDHNAYIFDMRKMDRALNVLKDHVAAVMDVEFSPTGEDLVTASYDRTVRLWKRNRGHSRDIYHTKRMQRVFSARFTPDNKYVLSGSDDGNVRLWRANASDRSGIQSARQRTKLEYDQALIKRYGHMPEIRRIKRQRHLPKPIKKAGEIKREELGAIKRREENVRKHTAKANLKGRKSEREKMILAREQ from the exons ATG AAAATCAAAGCGCTCTCTCGTCCGACGGCGTCACAACAGGCGCCTGGGTCTTCCACCGTGCGCCAGGCCCGCAATCTCGACCCTTCTCAGCATCCATTCGAACGGGCGCGTGAATACACTCGTGCCCTTAATGCTGTCAAGATGGAACGCATGTTTGCTGCTCCCTTTTTGGGTCAAATGGGAGATGGTCACGTGGATGGTGTCTATACAATGGCAAAGGACCCTGGTTCGCTCGAAAGATTTGCCAGTGGTAGCGGTGATGGTGTGGTGAAGGTGTGGGATTTGACCACCCGTGAAGAAGTTTGGAATACGCAAGGACACGAGAACATCGTCAAGGGCCTCTGCTGGACCCATGAGCGGAAGCTTCTGTCCTGTGCAAGCGACAAGACCATCAAACTCTGGGATCCTTACAACTCTACCCCCGAGGCACCTCCTCTGGCGAGTTACCTGGGTTCTAGTGCCTTCACCGGTCTATCGCAGCACCGAAGTATCCCCTCCTTTGCTGCTTCTTCATCAGTCATCTCTATCTACGACCTTTCTCGGCCGTCGTCCACGCCATCACAGACACTGCATTGGCCGACCAGCGTTGACACCATCACATCAATTGCGTTTAACCAGACCGAAACATCAATCCTCGCCTCAACCGCCATTGACCGCTCGATTATCATGTATGACCTGCGCACCTCCTCGCCAGTTCAGAAGCTTGTTCTTAACCTGGCATCAAATGCTATCGCCTGGAATCCCATGGAAGCTTTCAACTTCGCGGTGGCCAACGAAGACCACAATGCTTATATTTTCGATATGAGGAAGATGGACCGGGCCCTCAATGTTCTCAAGGACCATGTCGCTGCCGTCATGGATGTGGAGTTCAGCCCTACGGGCGAGGATCTTGTGACAGCATCCTACGATCGCACTGTTCGCTTGTGGAAGAGGAATCGCGGCCACTCGCGTGATATCTACCACACTAAGCGGATGCAACG TGTCTTCTCTGCCAGGTTCACACCTGACAACAAGTACGTTCTATCCGGATCTGACGATGGCAACGTTCGCTTGTGGCGTGCCAACGCCTCCGATCGTAGTGGAATTCAAAGCGCTCGTCAAAGAACGAAGTTGGAGTACGACCAAGCATTGATCAAGCGATACGGACATATGCCCGAAATTCGCCGCATCAAACGCCAACGCCATCTCCCCAAGCCTATTAAGAAGGCTGGTGAGATCAAGCGTGAGGAGCTTGGCGCTATCAAGCGGCGCGAGGAAAACGTGCGGAAGCACACCGCTAAGGCAAACCTGAAGGGACGAAAGAGCGAACGTGAGAAGATGATCCTTGCCCGCGAGCAATAA
- a CDS encoding Succinate--hydroxymethylglutarate CoA-transferase, with translation MIMSLSLLYRSRPCRQSNVLSRILALRSYSTTAPPVDGTLPLAGIRVLDMTRVLAGPYCTQILGDLGADVIKVEHPVRGDDTRAWGPPYAKYEDASQKGPGESAYYLAVNRNKKSLALSFQHKSGVEILHKLAKECDVFVENYVPGALKKYGMDYETLSKINPKLIYASITGYGQTGPYSNRAGYDVMVEAEMGLMHITGSRDGPPVKVGVAVTDLTTGLYTSNAIMAALLARMRTGKGQHIDACLSDCQVATLSNLASSALISGQKDSGRWGTAHPSIVPYRSYKTKDGDILFGGGNDRLFGVLCDRLGFPDWKSDARFVTNSDRVKHREDIDGLIEATTQQKTTKEWLDIFEGSGMPYAAVNDIQGTLNHEHVLARNMVTEVDHPACGPIKLVNTPIKYSEARPGVRTPPPTLGQHTDEILANFLQYTKDEISQLKTNGVVA, from the exons ATGATTATGTCTCTTTCACTTCTCTATCGCTCAAGGCCCTGCCGGCAAAGCAATGTATTGTCGCGAATTTTAGCTCTGCGGAGCTATTCCACTACCGCTCCACCTGTGGACGGAACGCTGCCACTAGCAGGAATCCGCGTGCTTGACATGACCCGAGTGTTGGCTGGA CCATATTGCACTCAAATCTTAGGAGACCTTGG GGCGGATGTGATCAAAGTCGAACACCCTGTCAGAGGTGACGATACTCGAGCATGGGGTCCTCCGTACGCCAAGTACGAGGATGCATCACAGAAAGGTCCCGGTGAAAGCGCCTATTACTTGGCA GTAAACCGCAACAAAAAGTCGCTCGCATTGTCATTTCAGCACAAGTCCGGCGTCGAGATCCTCCACAAGCTCGCAAAGGAATGTGATGTGTTCGTCGAGAATTATGTCCCAGGAGCGCTGAAGAAATATGGAATGGACTATGAGACACTTTCAAAGATCAATCCTAAGTTGATTTACGCCAGTATCACAGGTTATGGGCAGACTGGGCCTTACAGCAACCGAGCTGGGTATGATGTTAtggtggaggcggagatgggGTTGATGCACATTACAGGGTCACGCGACGGCCCTCCCGTCAAGGTTGGTGTCGCGGTCACCGACCTGACCACAGGTTTGTATACTTCAAATGCCATCATGGCAGCTTTACTGGCGCGAATGAGAACGGGCAAGGGCCAGCACATCGACGCCTGCCTGAGCGACTGTCAGGTCGCCACTTTGTCTAATCTGGCGAGCTCTGCTTTGATCAGCGGTCAGAAGGATTCAGGACGTTGGGGTACTGCGCATC CCTCAATTGTCCCGTATCGAAGCTACAAGACTAAAGATGGTGATATCCTCTTTGGAGGTGGCAACGACCGTCTGTTTGGTGTTCTGTGTGATCGGCTGGGCTTCCCTGACTGGAAGAGCGACGCTCGTTTTGTGACGAACAGCGATCGTGTGAAACATAGAGAAGATATTGACGGGTTGATTGAGGCCACGACTCAGCAGAAGACTACCAAAGAATGGCTGGACATTTTTGAAGGAAGTGGCATGCCATATGCAGCGGTTAATGACATTCAGGGGACATTGAACCATGAGCATG TTCTCGCGCGAAACATGGTTACCGAGGTTGATCATCCAGCCTGCGGTCCCATCAAGCTTGTCAATACACCCATCAAGTATTCTGAAGCCAGGCCCGGTGTGCGCACGCCTCCTCCAACCCTGGGTCAACACACAGATGAAATTCTTGCGAATTTCTTGCAATACACCAAAGATGAAATTTCGCAGTTAAAGACGAATGGTGTGGTGGCGTGA
- a CDS encoding Riboflavin synthase has protein sequence MFTGLVETIGTVTALEPLDTSLSGGGGTSLTISDCEEILTDAHLGDSIAVNGTCLTVTAFEKNWFKVGCAPETLRRTNLGSLQAGSKVNLERAVSADTRMGGHFVQGHVDTVAKILSVTPDGNALVFRLQPRDKDVLRYVVEKGYVTLDGASLTVTKVVDGEDGYWEVMLIAYTQEKIVTAAKKAGEEVNVEIDIVGKYVEKSVQGYFAGTSGGDFAILEKMVSRMIDEKLKR, from the exons ATGTTCACTGGCTTGGTTGAAACAATCGGGA CCGTCACGGCTCTGGAGCCCCTGGACACCTCGTTGAGTGGAGGTGGGGGTACATCGCTGACGATCTCTGACTGTGAAGAGATCCTTACCGATGCGCACTTGGGTGACAGTATCGCCGTCAATG GAACCTGTTTGACCGTCACTGCCTTCGAGAAGAACTGGTTCAAGGTGGGATGTGCGCCGGAAACTCTGCGAAGAACCAACCTTGGATCCCTGCAGGCTGGATCGAAAGTGAACCTCGAGCGTGCAGTCTCCGCTGACACCCGGATGGGTGGTCACTTTGTCCAAGGTCACGTCGACACCGTTGCGAAGATTCTTTCCGTGACGCCTGACGGCAACGCTCTTGTATTCCGCCTGCAGCCGCGTGACAAGGACGTGCTGCGCTACGTGGTCGAAAAGGGCTATGTCACGCTCGACGGCGCCAGCTTGACGGTTACAAAGGTGGTCGACGGCGAAGATGGGTATTGGGAGGTGATGTTGATTGCCTATACACAAGAGAAGATTGTGACTGCGGCTAAGAAGGCTGGCGAAGAAGTCAATGTGGAAATCGACATTGTCGGAAAATATGTCGAGAAGAGCGTTCAGGGATATTTTGCCGGTACTTCCGGAGGTGATTTTGCCATTTTGGAGAAAATGGTGTCACGTATGATTGACGAGAAGTTGAAACGGTAG